A stretch of the Capsicum annuum cultivar UCD-10X-F1 chromosome 8, UCD10Xv1.1, whole genome shotgun sequence genome encodes the following:
- the LOC124886523 gene encoding receptor-like protein Cf-9 homolog: protein MVSILDLSNNYLSGTINTTFNAENRLSIINLYGNKLKGKVPPSLINCRYLEFLDLGDNELNDTFPSLLGGLPGLKILSFRSNKLHGPISDSRTNNSFAQIRVIDLSSNGFSGNLPVSLFENFQAMKIIGEKSRTREYVADYYPSNYANTLIVTTKGLDLELPRVLTTEVIINLSRNRFEGYLPSIIGDLVGLRTLNLSHNCLEGIIPALFHQLSENSLIRLRTEQNDGLRGLPFSKDYGGDDGVPQPTTPVELDDEEEGDLISWQAVLMGFGCGLVIGLIVISQNDGLRGLPLSKDCGGDDGVLQPTTPVELDDDEEEEGDLISWQAVLMGFSCGLVIGMSIIYIMLSTHYPVWFSRMVVKFEHKIDSIMKRY from the exons ATGGTTAGCATATTGGATTTAAGCAATAATTATCTTAGTGGGACGATTAATACAACTTTTAATGCTGAAAACCGACTCAGCATCATTAACTTGTACGGGAATAAGCTGAAGGGGAAAGTTCCACCATCGTTGATCAATTGCAGATATTTGGAATTCCTTGATTTAGGAGACAATGAGTTGAATGACACATTTCCAAGTTTGTTGGGAGGCCTTCCTGGTTTGAAGATTTTAAGCTTCAGATCGAATAAGTTGCACGGCCCTATAAGTGATTCAAGGACAAACAACTCGTTTGCTCAAATTCGAGTAATAGATCTCTCATCCAATGGATTTAGTGGAAATTTACCAGTCAGCCTTTTTGAGAATTTTCAAGCTATGAAAATAATTGGAGAGAAAAGTAGAACACGAGAGTATGTTGCTGATTATTATCCTAGTAATTACGCGAATACTTTGATAGTTACAACAAAGGGACTGGATCTTGAACTTCCTCGTGTTTTGACCACAGAAGTAATTATCAATCTCTCAAGGAATAGATTTGAAGGTTATCTCCCAAGCATTATCGGAGATCTCGTTGGACTCCGTACGCTGAACCTATCTCATAATTGCTTGGAAGGTATTATACCAGCATTATTCCACCAATTATCC GAAAACAGTTTGATACGTTTGAGAACAGAACAGAATGATGGGTTACGTGGATTGCCCTTCTCAAAAGATTATGGTGGCGATGATGGGGTACCGCAACCGACAACTCCAGTTGAgctagatgatgaagaagaaggagATTTGATCAGTTGGCAAGCGGTTCTCATGGGTTTCGGTTGTGGTCTTGTTATTGGACT GATAGTTATATCTCAAAATGATGGGTTACGTGGATTGCCCCTCTCAAAAGATTGTGGTGGCGATGATGGGGTACTGCAACCGACAACTCCAGTTGAGctagatgatgatgaagaggaagaAGGAGATTTGATCAGTTGGCAAGCGGTTCTCATGGGTTTCAGTTGTGGTCTGGTTATTGGAAtgtcaataatatacataatgtTGTCAACTCACTATCCAGTCTGGTTTTCGAGGATGGTtgtaaaatttgaacataaaattgATTCGATAATGAAAAGATATTAG